In one Mycobacteroides chelonae genomic region, the following are encoded:
- a CDS encoding mycofactocin-coupled SDR family oxidoreductase, protein MTGRLAGKVALVTGAARGIGRAQAERFAQEGADVIALDICAPVHTTVTPPATRADLDRTADLVESYGQRVIPGVVDVRDLRALETFVTDAVTAFGGLDVVCATAGISSRSMLAEMSESVWQTMLDVNLTGVWHTTRAAIPHLISRGGGSMVLVSSIAGLRGLVGVSHYVAAKHGVVGLMRSLASELAPHKIRVNTVHPTNVDTPMIQNDHVRRMFRPDLEEPTQEEFAHAAKTMNMLDLPWVQPLDIANASLFLASDEARYITSVALPVDAGSTQR, encoded by the coding sequence GTGACAGGACGATTGGCGGGCAAGGTGGCGCTGGTCACCGGCGCCGCCCGGGGTATTGGGCGTGCGCAGGCGGAGCGCTTCGCGCAGGAGGGTGCCGATGTCATCGCTCTCGATATCTGCGCGCCGGTGCACACCACCGTCACGCCGCCCGCGACACGGGCCGACCTGGACCGGACGGCCGATCTGGTGGAGTCTTACGGCCAACGGGTCATTCCGGGTGTGGTCGACGTACGGGATCTGCGTGCGCTGGAGACCTTTGTCACCGACGCGGTTACCGCATTCGGCGGACTGGATGTCGTGTGTGCCACCGCCGGAATCAGCTCGCGCAGCATGCTCGCCGAGATGAGTGAAAGCGTGTGGCAGACCATGCTTGACGTCAACCTGACCGGCGTGTGGCATACCACCCGCGCCGCGATTCCACACCTGATCAGCCGTGGCGGCGGCTCCATGGTGTTGGTGAGCTCCATCGCCGGGCTGCGCGGTCTCGTCGGGGTCTCGCACTACGTCGCGGCCAAGCATGGCGTGGTGGGGCTCATGCGTTCACTGGCATCGGAGTTGGCGCCGCACAAGATTCGCGTGAACACCGTGCACCCCACCAACGTGGATACCCCGATGATCCAGAACGACCATGTGCGACGGATGTTCCGGCCCGACCTTGAGGAACCGACTCAAGAAGAATTCGCTCACGCCGCCAAGACCATGAACATGCTCGACCTGCCGTGGGTGCAGCCGCTCGATATCGCCAACGCCTCACTGTTCCTGGCCTCCGACGAGGCGCGCTACATCACGTCGGTCGCCCTGCCCGTCGACGCGGGCAGCACGCAGCGGTAG
- a CDS encoding mycofactocin-coupled SDR family oxidoreductase, translating into MTRLLGRVALVTGAGRGMGRTHCERLADEGADVIAIDLPGCTELADTVKEVQYRGRRCVPGFADVRDPESLTQAIDAGVQMLGRLDIVVANAGIYESLGPSWEITADAWQRSLDVNLTGVLHTVQAGVRHLTSGGSVVVISSTNGLKGTPNTVHYTASKHAVVGLARTAANELGPLGIRVNTVHPGAVNTGIILNPEVIARLRPDLAHPTEADAAEALAERTLLPVPWVETVDISNAVVFLASDEARYITGTQLVVDAGLTQKV; encoded by the coding sequence GTGACACGGCTGCTGGGGCGGGTTGCGCTGGTCACCGGCGCAGGCCGGGGCATGGGGCGCACGCATTGCGAGCGCCTCGCCGACGAGGGTGCCGATGTCATCGCGATCGACCTACCGGGCTGCACCGAGCTGGCTGACACCGTCAAAGAGGTGCAGTATCGCGGCCGGCGCTGCGTGCCCGGCTTCGCCGATGTCCGCGATCCGGAATCACTCACCCAGGCCATCGATGCCGGAGTGCAGATGCTGGGACGGCTGGACATCGTCGTCGCCAACGCCGGAATCTACGAAAGCCTCGGCCCCTCCTGGGAGATCACCGCAGATGCCTGGCAGCGGTCGCTCGACGTGAATCTGACGGGTGTCCTCCACACCGTTCAGGCGGGGGTGCGACATCTGACGTCGGGCGGCTCCGTCGTGGTCATCAGTTCCACGAACGGCCTTAAGGGCACCCCCAACACCGTGCACTACACCGCGAGCAAGCACGCCGTCGTGGGCCTGGCCCGCACGGCCGCCAATGAGCTGGGACCGTTGGGTATTCGGGTCAATACCGTGCATCCGGGCGCGGTCAACACGGGGATAATCCTCAATCCCGAGGTCATCGCTCGCCTGCGGCCGGACCTCGCACATCCCACCGAGGCCGACGCCGCCGAAGCCCTGGCGGAGCGCACCTTGTTGCCGGTGCCGTGGGTGGAAACCGTGGACATCAGCAATGCCGTGGTGTTCCTGGCCTCCGACGAAGCGCGCTACATCACCGGCACCCAGCTGGTGGTCGACGCCGGACTAACGCAGAAAGTGTGA
- a CDS encoding flavin-containing monooxygenase, protein MKALVKDVDVVVVGAGFAGLYALQRLRSQGLSVIVFEAGSDVGGTWFFNRYPGARCDVESIDYSYSFSDELQQDWDWTEKYATQEEILRYINHVADRFDLRRNIRCRTRVTSAVLDEGQMSWTVRTDRGDEVTARFCVMATGALSTANMPDIPGRDAFAGELYHTGHWPTAGVDFTDKRIGIIGTGSSGIQLVPIAAQTAGELFVFQRTANYSVPAGNTVITPQRRAEVKASYDERRRQSRASGGGSPHQAHPKKTLEITAEERRAAFEQRWDLGGVLFGKTFPDQTTDVRANDEARAFFEEKVRAVIDDPAVADVLIPTDHPIGTKRICTDTNYFQTFNQDHVHVVDLRTSPIESIDVDGITTTAQHYRLDMIVFATGFDAMTGSLNRIDIRGRGGKTLQDTWRAGPRTYLGLGVDGFPNLFIVTGPGSPSVLANMVLGAEQHVDWIGELLGHMAEHGFSAVEADPRAVDDWVAECNERAASTMFPQANSWYLGANIPGKPRVFMPFIGGFGVYGAICADVAASGYKGFALSGGNA, encoded by the coding sequence GTGAAGGCCCTCGTAAAAGACGTTGATGTGGTGGTGGTCGGCGCCGGTTTCGCCGGGTTGTATGCCCTGCAACGGCTGCGGTCACAGGGCCTGTCGGTCATCGTGTTCGAAGCAGGCTCTGACGTGGGCGGCACCTGGTTCTTCAACCGGTACCCGGGTGCGCGCTGCGATGTGGAGAGCATCGACTATTCCTATTCGTTTTCCGATGAACTGCAACAGGATTGGGACTGGACCGAGAAGTACGCCACCCAGGAGGAGATCCTGAGGTACATCAATCACGTCGCCGACCGATTCGACCTGCGCCGCAACATCCGCTGCCGTACCCGCGTCACGTCGGCGGTACTTGACGAGGGACAGATGTCCTGGACTGTGCGTACCGACCGAGGGGACGAGGTGACAGCGCGGTTCTGCGTCATGGCCACCGGCGCCTTGTCCACCGCCAACATGCCCGACATCCCCGGGCGTGATGCATTCGCCGGCGAGCTGTACCACACCGGACACTGGCCGACGGCAGGCGTGGATTTCACCGACAAACGCATCGGGATCATCGGAACGGGATCCTCGGGTATCCAATTGGTGCCCATCGCCGCCCAGACCGCCGGCGAACTCTTCGTATTCCAGCGCACCGCCAATTACAGTGTCCCCGCGGGCAATACCGTGATCACTCCGCAACGCCGCGCCGAGGTGAAGGCCAGCTACGACGAGCGGCGGCGACAATCCCGGGCAAGTGGCGGCGGCTCCCCACACCAGGCCCATCCCAAGAAGACTCTGGAGATCACCGCCGAAGAGCGGCGGGCCGCGTTCGAGCAACGCTGGGATCTCGGCGGGGTGCTGTTCGGTAAGACCTTCCCGGATCAGACGACCGACGTGCGCGCCAACGACGAAGCGCGCGCCTTCTTCGAGGAGAAGGTGCGCGCTGTCATCGACGATCCCGCCGTCGCCGATGTTCTCATCCCGACGGATCATCCCATCGGCACCAAGCGAATCTGTACAGACACCAACTACTTTCAGACATTCAACCAGGATCATGTGCATGTGGTGGATCTGCGCACCAGCCCGATCGAGTCGATAGACGTCGACGGAATTACCACCACTGCACAGCATTACAGACTCGACATGATCGTCTTCGCCACGGGGTTCGATGCCATGACGGGCTCGCTGAATCGGATCGATATCCGGGGCCGGGGCGGCAAGACACTCCAGGACACCTGGCGGGCCGGGCCGCGCACCTATCTGGGGCTCGGGGTCGACGGATTCCCCAACCTGTTCATCGTGACCGGCCCGGGCAGCCCCTCGGTGCTGGCCAACATGGTGCTGGGCGCCGAGCAGCATGTGGATTGGATCGGCGAGCTGTTGGGACATATGGCCGAACACGGCTTCTCGGCAGTGGAGGCCGACCCTCGAGCCGTCGACGACTGGGTCGCCGAGTGCAATGAACGCGCCGCCTCCACCATGTTCCCGCAGGCCAACTCGTGGTACCTCGGCGCCAATATCCCCGGCAAGCCAAGGGTTTTCATGCCGTTCATCGGTGGTTTCGGCGTGTACGGGGCCATCTGTGCCGATGTCGCTGCCAGCGGGTACAAGGGCTTCGCCCTGAGCGGTGGCAACGCGTGA
- a CDS encoding acyl-CoA dehydrogenase family protein — translation MTERVIDRINDLADQLREQAWEAEKLGKLPDETAKMLRAAGPIRLLQSKGYGGYEVHPREFAETVMATAALDPASGWICGVVGVHPWQVAFADPKVAAEMWSQDQDVWMASPYAPTGVAKPVDGGYIFNGRWQFSSGTDHCDWIILGALLGDGEGKPLMPPKMLHMILPRQDYEIVEDSWNVVGLRGTGSKDIIVRDAFVPSYRVMDGDEVIDGTAQRNAGMTGTLYRMPWSTMFPLGISSAVIGIAEGALAAHLDYQRERVGAQGTAVKDDPYVLFAIGEAAADINAARQEILANVDKIWDIVDSGKEVSFEDRAAGRRTQVRAAWRAVMAVDQIFSRSGGNAMRLDKPLQRYWRDAHTGLAHAIHVPSTVFHASALSSLGIEPQGPLRAMI, via the coding sequence ATGACCGAACGCGTAATCGATCGCATTAACGATCTCGCTGACCAGCTACGTGAGCAGGCGTGGGAGGCGGAGAAGCTGGGCAAGCTGCCCGATGAGACCGCCAAGATGCTCAGGGCTGCCGGACCGATCCGGCTGCTCCAGTCCAAGGGGTACGGCGGATACGAGGTGCACCCTCGAGAGTTCGCCGAAACCGTCATGGCCACCGCCGCACTGGATCCCGCCTCGGGCTGGATCTGTGGGGTCGTCGGTGTGCACCCCTGGCAGGTGGCCTTCGCCGACCCCAAGGTTGCCGCCGAGATGTGGAGTCAGGACCAGGACGTCTGGATGGCCTCCCCCTATGCGCCCACAGGTGTGGCCAAGCCGGTGGACGGCGGATACATCTTCAACGGACGGTGGCAGTTCAGCTCGGGCACCGACCACTGCGACTGGATCATCCTGGGCGCGTTGCTCGGTGACGGCGAGGGCAAGCCCCTCATGCCACCGAAAATGCTGCATATGATCCTGCCGCGTCAGGACTACGAGATCGTCGAAGACTCCTGGAATGTGGTGGGGCTGCGCGGTACCGGCTCGAAAGACATCATCGTCAGGGACGCGTTCGTACCGTCGTATCGGGTGATGGACGGGGACGAGGTGATTGATGGCACCGCGCAGCGCAACGCCGGCATGACCGGCACCCTGTACCGGATGCCGTGGTCGACGATGTTCCCACTGGGTATCAGTTCGGCGGTGATCGGCATCGCCGAAGGTGCGCTGGCGGCGCACCTGGACTATCAGCGCGAGCGGGTCGGGGCCCAGGGCACCGCGGTCAAGGACGATCCGTATGTGCTGTTCGCGATCGGGGAGGCTGCCGCCGATATCAATGCCGCCCGCCAGGAGATTCTCGCGAATGTCGACAAGATTTGGGACATCGTCGATTCAGGCAAGGAAGTGTCATTCGAGGACAGGGCCGCGGGCCGTCGTACCCAGGTGCGCGCCGCATGGCGCGCCGTGATGGCAGTCGATCAGATCTTCTCGCGTTCCGGGGGTAACGCGATGCGATTGGACAAGCCCTTGCAGCGGTACTGGCGTGATGCGCACACCGGGCTCGCCCATGCGATTCACGTGCCCAGCACCGTGTTTCACGCATCGGCGCTGAGCTCGCTGGGCATCGAACCGCAGGGGCCGCTGAGGGCGATGATCTGA
- the bphC gene encoding biphenyl-2,3-diol 1,2-dioxygenase — MLKSLGYITVQTQDVDRWRHFALGVLGFAEGSGPDPAALYLRMDERAARIVVVPGDTDQVVTIGWEVRDGAALRDVTRAVEAAGLGVKQLSVEEADARRVEEAVTFTDPGGATVEVFHGPVLDHSPVVTPFGARFVTGAQGLGHVVLPVTDPDAAFTFYTEVMGFRSRGAFRIPAPPEFGPMRVRFLGINERHHSLALCPAPHGGAPGLVHVMVEVDSLDAVGQALDRVLKSDATVSSTLGRHTNDKMVSFYVRAPGGWDIEFGTEGMRVDETYYTAEEITADSYWGHDWSGSEPLAAM; from the coding sequence ATGCTGAAGAGCTTGGGATACATCACCGTCCAAACCCAGGACGTGGACCGTTGGCGGCATTTCGCCTTGGGGGTGCTGGGATTCGCCGAAGGTAGCGGGCCCGATCCCGCGGCGTTGTATCTGCGGATGGATGAACGCGCCGCGCGGATCGTCGTGGTGCCCGGCGATACGGACCAGGTCGTCACGATCGGCTGGGAGGTGCGTGACGGTGCGGCGTTACGCGACGTCACGCGGGCAGTGGAGGCTGCGGGCCTTGGGGTCAAGCAGTTGTCCGTCGAGGAGGCCGACGCGCGGCGAGTGGAAGAGGCGGTGACGTTCACCGACCCCGGCGGCGCCACGGTCGAGGTGTTCCATGGCCCGGTACTGGACCACAGCCCGGTGGTCACGCCCTTCGGTGCGCGATTCGTCACCGGCGCTCAGGGGCTCGGGCATGTGGTGCTGCCGGTCACCGATCCGGATGCTGCCTTCACGTTCTATACCGAGGTGATGGGATTCCGGTCGAGGGGAGCGTTCCGCATTCCCGCGCCTCCGGAGTTCGGCCCGATGCGGGTGCGATTCCTGGGCATCAACGAGCGCCACCACAGTTTGGCGCTCTGTCCCGCGCCGCACGGTGGTGCACCGGGGCTGGTCCACGTGATGGTTGAGGTGGACAGTCTCGATGCCGTGGGGCAGGCCCTGGACCGGGTATTGAAATCAGACGCCACGGTCTCTTCCACTTTGGGGCGCCACACCAACGACAAGATGGTGTCCTTCTACGTCCGGGCTCCCGGCGGCTGGGATATCGAGTTCGGTACCGAAGGTATGCGGGTCGACGAAACGTATTACACCGCAGAGGAAATCACTGCTGATAGCTATTGGGGCCATGACTGGTCGGGCAGCGAGCCGCTGGCCGCCATGTAG
- a CDS encoding IclR family transcriptional regulator translates to MTTITAESATPSAVIDRVSLLLDAFDGPGRLTLAQLVRRTGLPRSSVHRMLERLVQLRWLRRDGRDYELGTRLVELGSLAVHQDRLHAAALPMLHELHRATGLVVHLSILDGTDVVYLEKIGAAMGAALATRIGGRQPAHCTASGKAILAYRGETLDEFAALARKTRYSIGSAAQLRPELDKVRGHGVAFDREELQQGIGCVASPIGSIGDAVAAVSVSGSMSRMTFDQRLVAPVRMTAMGIWRNVENGPTRVAPTLQPIRPLRCDPSSAPRETNSRALQYA, encoded by the coding sequence ATGACCACCATTACCGCCGAATCGGCGACCCCGAGCGCTGTCATCGATCGGGTATCTCTGCTGCTTGACGCCTTCGACGGCCCGGGCCGGCTCACGCTGGCGCAGCTGGTGCGCCGCACCGGCCTGCCTCGCTCGTCCGTTCATCGCATGCTGGAGCGGTTGGTACAGCTGCGGTGGCTGCGACGCGATGGTCGCGACTACGAACTGGGCACGCGATTGGTTGAGCTCGGCTCACTCGCGGTGCATCAGGACAGGCTGCATGCGGCCGCGCTGCCGATGCTGCATGAGCTGCATCGGGCCACCGGGCTCGTGGTCCACTTGTCGATCCTGGACGGCACAGACGTTGTGTACCTGGAGAAGATCGGTGCCGCGATGGGCGCGGCCCTGGCCACCCGCATCGGTGGTCGCCAGCCGGCGCACTGTACGGCCTCGGGTAAGGCCATCCTGGCGTACCGCGGCGAGACGCTCGACGAGTTCGCCGCCCTGGCCCGTAAGACGCGCTACTCCATAGGCTCGGCGGCACAGCTGCGTCCGGAGCTCGACAAGGTTCGTGGGCACGGCGTGGCCTTCGACCGCGAGGAGCTGCAGCAGGGCATCGGATGTGTGGCGTCCCCGATCGGAAGCATCGGCGATGCCGTCGCTGCGGTGTCGGTATCCGGTTCGATGTCGCGGATGACCTTCGATCAGCGACTGGTGGCTCCGGTGCGCATGACAGCGATGGGCATCTGGCGCAATGTCGAGAACGGCCCGACCCGGGTGGCACCGACCCTGCAGCCGATTCGGCCACTGCGGTGCGACCCGTCCTCTGCTCCGCGCGAGACGAACTCACGCGCACTGCAATACGCGTGA
- a CDS encoding alpha/beta hydrolase produces MSLDPQIASLLPSLNEGFPRVETMTGAAARAAIRARYTAPADPLPMRSVTDEYASGPHGEIPVRVYRPVAAGPLATLVFAHGGGFVFCDKDSHDGLCRRLANQMPAVVVSVDYRRAPEHRWPAAAHDVFLATCWAVRQARTLGGDPSRVIVCGDSAGGNLAAVTALMARDMGGPALAGQILIYPVVDANFDTDSYRRYANGYYNTRAAMQWYWDQYLPDHALRTHPYAAPLRADLTGLPAAAVVTVRYDPPCSEGEAYARALQKAGVAVRYRRYDNAIHGFMTMPSLDLAAAAIERLCRDVHELLA; encoded by the coding sequence GTGAGCCTCGATCCACAGATCGCGTCGCTGCTTCCATCGCTGAACGAGGGGTTTCCGCGCGTCGAGACGATGACCGGAGCAGCGGCGCGCGCTGCCATCCGTGCGCGATACACCGCACCGGCCGATCCGCTGCCGATGCGGTCGGTGACCGATGAGTATGCCTCCGGGCCTCATGGTGAGATACCGGTCAGGGTGTACCGCCCAGTTGCGGCGGGGCCGCTAGCTACTCTCGTCTTCGCCCATGGTGGTGGATTTGTCTTCTGCGACAAGGATTCCCACGACGGCTTGTGCCGACGGCTGGCTAATCAGATGCCCGCCGTGGTGGTATCGGTGGACTATCGGCGCGCGCCGGAACATCGGTGGCCGGCGGCGGCGCACGACGTGTTTCTAGCGACGTGTTGGGCGGTGCGTCAGGCGCGCACTCTCGGAGGAGACCCCAGCCGCGTCATCGTGTGCGGCGACAGCGCTGGAGGCAATCTCGCCGCAGTCACCGCGCTGATGGCCCGCGATATGGGTGGGCCCGCCCTCGCGGGCCAGATCCTGATCTACCCGGTGGTGGACGCGAATTTCGACACGGACTCTTATCGGCGGTATGCCAACGGTTACTACAACACCCGCGCCGCCATGCAGTGGTATTGGGATCAGTACCTGCCCGATCACGCCCTGCGCACACATCCCTACGCGGCACCACTGCGGGCAGATCTCACTGGACTACCTGCCGCGGCGGTGGTGACGGTGCGTTACGACCCGCCATGCAGTGAGGGTGAAGCCTACGCGCGGGCGTTGCAGAAGGCGGGGGTTGCGGTGCGCTACCGGCGCTACGACAACGCCATTCACGGTTTCATGACCATGCCGAGTCTGGACCTGGCCGCCGCCGCGATCGAGCGGTTGTGCCGCGATGTCCACGAGTTGCTTGCTTAA
- a CDS encoding ferredoxin, protein MIRADNRLADSPMVPVGCQRCGAEVLARKSSWQQTSVQWNAQAESRCLRRRDSTGLFLVCPELRGSILDAARSGRLPVLAEEYGV, encoded by the coding sequence GTGATCCGCGCCGATAATCGCCTGGCCGACTCACCGATGGTGCCGGTCGGCTGTCAGCGTTGCGGCGCAGAGGTTTTGGCGCGCAAGAGTAGCTGGCAGCAGACCAGCGTGCAGTGGAATGCCCAGGCCGAATCTCGGTGCCTTCGGCGGCGGGACAGCACCGGACTGTTCCTGGTATGCCCGGAGCTGCGGGGCTCGATTCTCGATGCCGCACGCAGCGGACGACTACCCGTTCTCGCCGAAGAGTACGGCGTTTAA
- a CDS encoding Rieske 2Fe-2S domain-containing protein, whose amino-acid sequence MTTAQSEPDLDSVKVRSIEADAAPTRFARGWHCLGLIKDFGDGKPHSINAFGQKLVVFRGAGGKISVLDAYCRHMGGDLSQGEVKGDEIACPFHDWRWGGDGRCKQVPYSRRTPKLARTATWTTLEQDGMLFIWNDPQGSPPPAGITIPRIEGAGSDEWTDWHWYTTIVNTNCREIVDNVVDMAHFFYVHGALPTYFKNIFEGHVATQYMNGGTRPDVPSPEGVEMIGQTSVASYYGPSFMIDDLTYHFVGGDQQSILINCHYPIDADSFVLQYGIIVKKSPALPDDAATGAAIALGDWVKIGFEQDVQIWKNKARIDNPLLCEEDGPVYQLRRWYQQFYVDAEDVADEMIDRFEYEVDTTRPGEAWKSQIEENLAAMAGSSSS is encoded by the coding sequence ATGACGACAGCCCAGTCAGAGCCCGATCTTGATTCTGTGAAGGTGCGAAGCATCGAGGCGGACGCGGCGCCTACCCGGTTCGCCCGCGGCTGGCATTGCCTTGGCCTCATCAAGGACTTCGGCGACGGAAAGCCACACTCCATCAACGCGTTCGGTCAAAAGCTTGTGGTGTTCCGCGGCGCCGGAGGCAAGATCAGCGTCTTGGACGCCTACTGCAGGCATATGGGCGGTGACCTCAGCCAGGGCGAGGTCAAGGGTGACGAAATCGCTTGCCCATTTCATGATTGGCGCTGGGGCGGCGATGGCCGCTGCAAGCAGGTGCCCTATAGCCGTCGCACCCCCAAGCTCGCACGCACGGCGACCTGGACCACGCTGGAACAGGACGGCATGCTGTTCATCTGGAATGACCCGCAAGGGAGTCCGCCGCCGGCGGGCATAACGATTCCCCGGATCGAGGGCGCCGGCAGTGACGAGTGGACCGATTGGCACTGGTACACAACGATTGTCAACACCAACTGCCGAGAGATCGTCGACAACGTCGTCGACATGGCGCACTTCTTCTACGTACACGGTGCGCTGCCTACGTACTTCAAGAACATCTTCGAGGGCCACGTTGCGACGCAGTACATGAACGGCGGAACCCGGCCGGACGTGCCCAGCCCGGAAGGGGTGGAGATGATCGGACAGACCTCCGTCGCGTCGTACTACGGACCCTCCTTCATGATCGATGACCTGACCTACCACTTCGTTGGCGGCGACCAGCAATCGATTCTCATCAACTGTCACTATCCGATCGATGCGGATTCCTTTGTGCTGCAATACGGCATCATCGTCAAAAAGTCTCCCGCATTGCCCGATGACGCCGCCACAGGCGCTGCTATCGCACTCGGCGACTGGGTGAAGATCGGGTTTGAGCAGGATGTGCAGATCTGGAAGAACAAGGCACGTATCGACAATCCACTGCTGTGCGAGGAGGACGGCCCCGTGTACCAGTTGCGGCGCTGGTACCAGCAGTTCTATGTGGACGCCGAGGATGTGGCCGACGAGATGATCGACCGGTTCGAGTACGAGGTGGACACCACTCGTCCCGGGGAGGCCTGGAAATCGCAGATCGAGGAGAACCTCGCGGCGATGGCCGGAAGCTCATCGTCGTGA
- a CDS encoding 3-ketosteroid-delta-1-dehydrogenase has translation MASAPHGLIPAGTVAADTEVDLLVVGAGTGMAAALAGSERGLSVLIVEKSHYVGGSTARSGGALWLPASPVLSAAGTGDTLDKARAYLRSVVAGTASEARSDGFLEHESATIEMLMRLTPMRFTWCRDYADYHPEEPGGSPVGRTCECRPFDASVLGAYRNRLQPGVMKPPAVPMPVTSADYRWMNLMARLPRKALPLIVKRVAQGVGGAVLGRRYLAGGQALAAGLFAGVLRAGIPIWTDTSLVRLVTQGARVTGAVVTHEGREITVTARRGIVLAAGGFDHNMEMRHKFQSATLGRNMSLGADTNTGDALQIGQECGAAIDSMSQAWWFPAVAPLPGGSPKVMLAERSLPGSFIVDQTGRRFINEATDYMSFGQRVLERERCGDPVESMWIIFDRQYRNSYVFAGQLYPRMPIPASWFNAGIAYRAESLAALAPMMGIPREDFLATVRRFNASAAAGDDVDFHRGRSVYDRYYGDPTVTPNPNLRPLRDGPFYAVRMVLSDLGTCGGLRADERARVLCEDGTVMEGLYAIGNTAANAFGATYPGAGATIAQGLVYGYIAAQDAAVR, from the coding sequence ATGGCATCAGCACCCCATGGGCTGATTCCGGCGGGAACCGTCGCGGCCGACACCGAGGTCGATCTGCTGGTGGTCGGCGCGGGAACGGGGATGGCCGCCGCGCTGGCCGGCAGTGAGCGCGGACTGTCGGTGCTGATCGTCGAGAAATCGCACTACGTGGGTGGGTCTACCGCCCGCTCGGGAGGAGCCCTGTGGCTTCCGGCGAGTCCGGTGCTGAGTGCCGCCGGCACGGGCGACACCCTGGATAAGGCACGCGCCTACCTGCGGTCGGTGGTCGCGGGAACCGCTTCGGAGGCGCGCAGCGACGGGTTCCTTGAGCACGAATCGGCGACCATCGAGATGCTGATGCGACTGACACCGATGCGTTTTACCTGGTGCCGGGACTACGCGGATTACCACCCCGAAGAGCCTGGCGGCAGCCCGGTCGGGCGTACCTGCGAATGCCGCCCGTTCGATGCATCCGTGCTGGGCGCGTACCGAAACCGACTGCAACCGGGTGTCATGAAGCCCCCCGCGGTCCCGATGCCCGTCACCAGCGCCGACTATCGGTGGATGAACCTGATGGCACGGCTCCCCCGTAAGGCTTTGCCGCTCATCGTGAAACGAGTCGCGCAAGGAGTCGGCGGGGCGGTACTGGGCCGGCGCTACCTGGCGGGCGGTCAGGCCCTGGCGGCGGGACTGTTCGCCGGGGTGCTGCGTGCGGGGATTCCGATCTGGACGGACACCTCGCTCGTGCGTCTGGTCACCCAGGGCGCGCGTGTCACCGGCGCGGTGGTCACTCACGAGGGCCGCGAGATCACGGTGACGGCCCGTCGAGGCATCGTACTGGCGGCCGGAGGCTTTGACCACAACATGGAGATGCGGCACAAATTCCAGTCGGCGACCCTCGGCAGGAACATGAGCCTGGGTGCCGACACCAACACCGGTGATGCGCTGCAGATAGGCCAAGAGTGCGGTGCGGCAATCGATTCCATGAGCCAGGCCTGGTGGTTCCCGGCGGTGGCGCCGCTGCCCGGCGGTAGCCCAAAGGTGATGCTGGCGGAGCGATCGTTACCGGGATCGTTCATCGTCGACCAGACCGGACGACGCTTCATCAACGAGGCAACCGACTACATGTCGTTTGGGCAGCGTGTACTTGAGCGGGAGCGGTGCGGCGACCCGGTGGAATCGATGTGGATCATCTTTGACCGGCAGTACCGCAACAGCTACGTCTTCGCCGGCCAGCTGTATCCGCGTATGCCGATACCGGCCAGCTGGTTCAATGCCGGAATTGCTTATCGTGCAGAGAGTTTAGCGGCACTGGCGCCGATGATGGGGATACCGCGTGAGGATTTTCTGGCCACGGTGCGGCGATTCAACGCATCGGCGGCAGCCGGTGATGACGTTGATTTCCACCGGGGCCGCAGCGTGTACGACCGTTACTACGGTGACCCGACCGTGACACCGAATCCGAACCTGCGGCCGCTGCGCGACGGCCCGTTCTATGCGGTGCGCATGGTGCTGAGCGACCTCGGCACCTGCGGCGGACTTCGTGCGGACGAGCGCGCACGCGTGCTGTGCGAAGACGGCACCGTGATGGAGGGGCTCTACGCGATCGGCAATACCGCCGCCAATGCCTTCGGCGCCACCTATCCGGGTGCGGGGGCCACGATTGCTCAGGGGCTGGTGTACGGCTACATCGCCGCACAGGACGCGGCGGTGCGGTAG